The following is a genomic window from Crocinitomicaceae bacterium.
TGGTGTCCATGCTCTCTGCAAAATAAATAGACACTCCGGTGTATTGATATAGATACAATAACATGCGCTCATATACGTGACAAACCGGTAAAAAACTTAAGGCAATGGCATCTTTTCCAACCGGAAGCCGTGGTTCACACGCTATAACATTACTCAATATATTATTGTGAGACAACATAACTCCTTTGGGATTACCTGTTGTTCCGGATGTGTAAATGAGCGTAACTAAATCTTCTCCCTTAATCTGTTCTTTTCTTTTAGCAATTTCTGAATCTAAGCTGCTGTCAGCATCAACGTGAAGTTCAGTCCAAATTTTTGCGCCATTTACTGATTCAAATGAGTAAAGTCCTTTTAAACTAGGAACTTTAGATATGATTCTATTCACTTTGTCAGCTAATTCTTGATCGCTGACAAAACACATTTTTACTTCTGCATCATTGAAAATATAGGCGTAAATATCTTCATGAATGGTTGGATAAACAGGAACTAGAATAGCTCCGGCTTGCTGAACTGCAATATCCGTCATGTTCCATTCAGACCGATTATTAGCTATCACGGCCACTTTATCACCTGGTTGAATGCCATTTTTTAGCAAACCACGACATAGGGAATTAGCTTTGTCAACATATTCTTTTGTGCTGATTTTTAACCACTTGCCTCCACGTTTGTCACAAAATGCATCGTCTTGTGGATAACTATTTAGTTGGTGATACGGAATATCGAAGAGTCTTTTTACGTTCATAATACGTCTGGCTTATAGTTTGACTGAGGCTAAAAATAGAACAAAAATGGCTGATTAACGTAGTAAAACATAATATTTTAGTAACTTGTCAAAAAATTATCGTTAGAAAATTTGAACCAGGTGTAACTTTTTGAGGAGTGAGATTGTTTTAGCTGTTTGAAAGGGGACCCGTAGGTCTGATTTAAAACCCGAGTAGTTTGGAAAGAAATGAGTACAATATCGCAGTGAAAGAATTCTCAGGACGCCTTTACGGCTACTGCCTGAGATATCTTCAAAACCGGGAAGACGCCGGGGATATTGTGCAAGATGTTTTTGAAAAACTTTGGGAAAACCGGAAAAAAGTGGAGAATGTGAAAGCCAAAGCCTGGCTTTTTACCTGCGCCCACAATGCCATGCTCAACATGATTAAGAAAAACAGCAAGGTAACTTATGTAGAAAAAGTGGTAAGCAATGAAACCAGTGAAGTTCATAGCCACAATTTTGAAATGAGTGAAATTGTTGAACGTTGTCTGGCAAGCTTACCTCCGGTGCAAAAATCAGTCATCCTTTTAAGAGATTTGGAAGGATACAACTACAATGAGATTGGCGAAATCCTTGGCTTGTCTGAGCCTCAGGTGAAAGTTTATCTCTTCAGGGCCCGCAATAAAATGAAAAAACAGATAAAAGATCTTAGCCTGGTGATATGAATATATCTGAAAATTTTGACCGGTGGATGTTTGATTACAAAGAGGGCAATCTCTCTGCAGCTGATGCAGAAAAGTTTGAATCCTTTCTGTTGAATCATCCTGAATTTGATGCCGATGCCGATGCCTGGGATATGGCATTCGTTGCTGATCAGCCGGTTGTTTATCCAAACGCACATAAATTAGAGAAAAAACGCCGCGTGATTGGTTGGTACTATTGGGGTGCTGCCGCTGCGGTTATTGCTGTGCTTTCTATCACAACTACTTGGCTTATTTCAGGGTCGGTTGATGAGGTTACGCTCCAAAATTCTCAACTTGATATGCATGGTTCTCGTTCCAATAAGTGGTCGGCTCAATCTAATCAGGTGATTTCTGAACGCTTCGCTAATTTATTCGCAGATATCACCGGTAACTCTCCATCTGATCAAAATCAACAGTATGCGCAAAGTCTGAATTCTGATGGAACAATTAACCTCTCAACAAATAATAATTTTGTCAACCAACCTGAAAATAATGGGGAAGATGAATTAATGTTCAACCGTGGAAATTATGCGTACCATGGAAATGAATCACTGGTAAACTCTGAGTCAGAAAAAATGAATGGAGATCAAGATGCAGGTAAATACAGAGCCAATCCTGCAGGTAAAAATCTGAATTTTGAAATTCAAAAAGGATCCAATCAAAAAAACAATAGCCGCTCAATATCTGTGTTTCGCAAAATTTACAAAAAAATTGACCGAATGCTTGGTTACCCGGTTGGTTTGACCAACTTACGTGACCCGGAGTTATTGTTGCCGCAAAGTTCATTGCTTTCTTTCAACTCAGCTTTCACCGGTGGTATGCTTAAACCTCGCTTTGAAATGACCTACCGCAATCAATGGTTGGGCTCTGAACAAAATTCACAAGAATTAAATATTTCATTTGACAATTACCTCTACAGCATGCGCGGTGGAATAGGTTTGATGATCACTGCACAAGATTATGGAATGGGACAGTTTGGAGATTACAATGCCAGCCTGATTTATTCACCAAAACTAGTAGTGTCCAGAAATTTCATGATTGAACCATCCGTTAAATTTACTATGGGATCTATGATTGCAAACGGTGATAAATTACCATCAAGTAGTTTAATTGAAATGGATAGAGGCAGAACGCTTCAAACCGTTGGCGATAATGAAATGGGAGGAATTACCCATCAGTGGTATAAAGACTACGGTTTGGGCTTGGTTGTCAATACAAAATGGTTCTATGCCGGTTTTAGTGCAGATAATTTAAGCAGACATTATGAAAATGTTTACGGAAATGATTTATCTTCACCGTCTGAAACGCCGGTAAGGCTTTCAGGAATAATTGGGACAGATTATGTATCCAATCAGAAGACAATGACGTATAGTCCTTTTGTGGCATATCAACAATTCGGAAACAAACCTGAGTTCTGGGGCGGAATGAATTACCGCGCAGGATGGTTTACTATTGGTGGCGCTGTTTCTACCAATAGAGAGTTTACCGCATCTGCCGGAATTCATTTTGAAACTTTCAAATTTGTTTATCATTACGACTACACTGAGTCAGCTATTATGCAGAATAAGTACGGATCGCATAATATCGGAATCAGATTCAATGCAAAAAGGAAAAATCAGAGATTAACACATTAAGACGATGAAAAAGTTAGTATACATATTCGCTATATTGATTTCAATCCAAAGCCATGCGCAGGATCCTGAATTCACCCAATTCTATGCCAACCCGATTTATTTAAATCCGGCTTTGGCAGGGACACACGGATGTCCCCGACTGAATATGAATCACCGTAACCAGTGGCCATCACTGACTGGTGCTTTCATTACCAACAGTATTTCTTATGACCAGTTCGTAAACTCTATGCAAGGTGGTATTGCGTTAATGGTTACCAATGATATGGCCGGTAAAAACACACTCAATTGGACTACCGTGAACCTGGCATATTCTTACCACTTACAAGTAACCAGAAAGTTTACATTGCTTTTTGGAGCTCAAGCCGGTTGGAATCAAAAATACCTAGACTGGAGCAAACTAAGTTTTGGTGATATGATTGACCCTCACCGTGGTTTCATTTATCAAACAGGAGATTTGCCTAGAGGTAAACTGAACGGCACTTGGGGTACTAAAGGATTTTTTGATGTTCAAGCAGGTTTGGTTGGATACTCAAAAAATTTCTACTTCGGATTTTGTGCTAAACACTTGAATACACCTGAAGAAAGTTTGATCCTCAACCCACAAGGTGATAGCCGTTTGCCAATGCGTTTCACAGGGCACATGGGTGCAAACATTGAATTTGGAAAAGGATCACAATACCAAAATGTAACCGCAATTTCACCGAATGTCATCTATACTTATCAGGATGGTTTCATGCAACTGAATATTGGTACGTATATTAAATATGGCGCCTTCACTGCTGGTGCTTGGCTGCGTCCGCGTGATGCGTTTATCCTGTTGATTGGTATTGATACCGGTACTTTTAAATTTGGTTATAGCTATGATGTTACCGTTTCTAAATTGACAAATGCTTCAGGTGGTTCACATGAACTTTCACTTGGATTAAATTTCAACTGTAGAAAACCAACTAAAAAATTCAGAACAATTTCTTGTCCTTCTTTTTAAGTTGACAAAACAATCATTGGCAACGGTCAATGGAGAATAAAATATTGATAAGCTTTAGCAATTATGATTAAAACTACTGCTCAAAATTAATTGCTAAAATTCAGGGGTGGTTCCCTGATCCTGACGAAAGTTGGGAAAGTTTTCTTTGTTTTGGTTTGCGGAAAACGGTGTATTGAAATTCAGTACACCGTTTTTCTTTTTTATTCTGCACTAAAAACTTCAACACCTCCAATAAATGTTTTCTCTACAAATGTGTTGAGAATTTCAGCCGGCGGAATCACCATGATATCTTTGGTGAGAATAATAAAATCTGCATATTTTCCGGCCTCAAGTGAACCTTTTTTGTTGTCTTCAAAATTAGAATAAGCAGCCCAGCGGGTCATGCCCAGCAAGGCTTGTTCTCTGGTAAGCGCCTGATCAAAATAAAAACCACCCTCCGGATTTCCTTGTTTATCTTGCCGAGTAATGGCGGCGTAAAAAGTTTCTAATGGTGAGATATTTTCTATTGGAAAATCTGTTCCCAATGCTAATATACCTGCATGCTCTAATAACTTTTGCCAAGCATAGGCATAGAGAATTCTTTGCGCGCCCACATGTTTTTCTGCCCATCTCATATCTGAAGTGCAGTGGGTGGGTTGCACTGATGGAATAATATGCAAATCACGGAAGTAGTGAAAATCATCCGGTGATAATAATTGGGCGTGTTCAATTTTCCAACGATGATCAGGCACATCACCAATTATATCTGAATATATTTTTAACATCACGCGATTTGCTGAATCACCAATGGCATGGGTGTTAATTTGATAACCAATTTCTGCTGCAAGCTCAGCAATTTCTCTAAAATCATCAGGTGTTGAAAGTAACATACCATAAATACCGGCTGAATCACTATATGGTTGTAAAAGGCATGCACCGTGTGAACCCATGGCACCATCAGCAACTAATTTGAACGAACGAATGAGTAAATGACCTGTTTCATATACTTTGTTTTCTGATGCAAATCGGATATTTCCTTGATCAGGCATGAGCATACAATAGTTTCTGATAGTGAGTAAACCTTGCTCATACCAATTCACAAATAATTCTCGGTCTGTTGAATTTACACCGGCGTCATTCAGTGAGGTCAACCCTTGTTCAAATAAATTATATTCCGCCTCTTGCAGATATTTTAATTTTGTTTCAGGTGATGATTCCGGAACAAATTTGGCAACAGCATCAAATGCATTATCCAATAAAATGCCGGTTGTTTTTCCATTTATTTTTTGGATTTCTCCTCCGGCAATGACAGTGTCTTCTGTGATGCCTGCAATTTCAAGTGCCTTGGAATTTGCCAATGCGGCGTGTCCGTCAATGCGTCTAATGAGAACCGGTTTGTCAGGAAAAAGAATGTCCAATGTATCTTTAGTCGGGAACTGCTGACCTTGCCAAAGTGTTTGATCCCAACCACGTCCTGTTATCCAATCAGGATTATTTTTTTGATCGTACGCTATCAGTTTTTTTATGACTTCATTGTATGATAACGATCCTGTCAAATCTACTTCAATCAATGTTTGTGCATAAGCCCAAAAATGACAATGCGCATCATGAAATCCTGGATAAATTGGTTTCATACCGGCATCAATTACCTGATCACAATCATATCGGTTTAGAATTTCTCTCTCAGGACCAAGTTCTAAAATTTTTCCGTCTTTGATTGCCATTGCTTCATACATGGTAAAGTTTTTATCACAAGAATATATTTTGGCATTGTGTATGATCAGATCAGCATCTTTTCCTTGATAACAGGAACTAAGGAGAAATACAATAAAAAAAAGTGCACTAATTTTTTGCAGACGTGGTGATTTTTTTCCCATGATATAAAATAAAAAACAAAATAATAATAAAGAGTTCAGCTGGTGTTTTGTAACGTGCAATGGCTCCAAATACCGGTGTTGTCCAGCCAATGAGAATTAGTAAACAAAATGAAAATCCGGTTAGCATCACAATAAAATATATTTCGTTTGCCGCATAATTTTTTTTTCTTTTCAAAATTCCAAAAATTAACATGGAAAGAATAACAAGATTTTGAATGAAGGAAAAATTTTTCAAGGATCCACCTGAATCAGAAGGGAACGGACGCACCAAGGTATTCAATAATGTTTCAGGAATAGTAGTAATCATCTTTAATCTATTGCCTGCTATTTTTGTTGTTTTAAAATAACTATTGGACGGCGCAGTAACTAAATATACTGCGTATTCCTTGTCAGAAGGTGTAATAGTGAAGGAATGAAAAGTGTCATGTCCAAATAACTTATACTCACCTATAGTAGATTCCAATACTTTGATTTTAGAAATAGTATCTGTCTCAAAATTTTTCAAATACTTGTAGTCAAATGAACAGAAGGCTGAATCGTTGATGAAAAAAATTCCCCCGCGCGCCAAATTATCCAACTCTGCTTGTTTGAATGATACCCGTTCACAGAGATTAATTTTTTTAGGCGTGAAGGTGAAAACCATGGCAAGTAATAGCATGGAAGAAATGAAAATCCAAATTCCGGACCTGCGCCAATGAATAAAATTTCCTGCTAAAATAAATAGGATGAATGGGAGCAGAATTAAACCCACGTGCGGTTTATTGAACAAGGAAATAAGCAAACCAAAACAGAGCACAAGTAAATACTTAAAATTGAAATCATCGCTTATTTTTTTCAGTGACCAGCAAAGGATGCCAATAGAAAAAATGCTGACTGATTCTTTGGTAATTCCGCTACTCCAAAAAGCAATTGAAGGCATCAACAACAAAACGAGCAAGAATAATTTTTTATAATGAATCCAGTCTTTAAAACTCTGATAAATTAAAATAATACCTAGAAAAGAAATGGCTGCAAAGACTAGCGCGTGTATATATGAATTGTTACGTGAAAAAAAATGTATGCATGAATTGAGTTTAATAATTAGGCGGTTATCATTTATGGTTTCGCCATTTTCACCTGCGTCCCAGACAACAGAATTTTTCAAAGCGCCCTGAAGCAGTTCAGGTTCATCTCCGGCAAAACCGGCCATGATTTTTAAATATAAAACCGGATCATCTTTTGCAATTTCATATAAGACTTTCCCATCTTCTTGAAATTTATAGGAGTCTCCTTGCAATGCATAATTTTTGGAAGGATTATAGTAGACACTGAAGATCTGAACAAAAAGAATACAATACAGTAATTTGCCAAACCAGCCAATCCATAAAAATCTCAGGTCAATAGCGGTTTTCTTGGATATTTTATACAGTATCCAAGCAAAGAGCAAAAAGAGTAGTATGAGTATTAAGTAGTCCAACGCCTATAAAAATACAAATAATCAGATGTATTGATGATTATTATACCTGTTGAAAAGTTGAGATAACATCATTCAGGGTTAGTCCATGACCTCAGAAGAATGACTAAATTTGCATAATTAAATATCAAGTTATATGGGAAGCAAAGTATCTCCACCTGCCACTTTAGAACAAGCCATTGAATTAGGATTACGTGCTGAAGAATTTGACCAAATTAAAGAAATTCTTGGGCGCACACCAAATTTTACAGAAATATCAATTTATTCTGTAATGTGGTCTGAGCATTGTTCTTACAAAAATTCTATCAAGTGGTTGAAGACCTTACCAAAAGATGGCCCACACATGTTAGTGAAAGCAGGTGAAGAAAACGCAGGACTGGTTGATGTTGGTGATGGTGTTGGTTGTGCTTTTAAAATTGAATCACACAATCACCCGAGTGCATTAGAGCCCTATCAAGGTGCCGCAACAGGTGTTGGCGGAATCAATCGTGATATTTTTACCATGGGTGCACGTCCGGTTGCACAATTAAATTCTTTGCGCTTTGGAGAACTTGACAAAGCCCGCACAAAATGGTTGGTTAAAGGCGTGGTAAAAGGAATTGGTGATTACGGAAACGCATTTGGAATTCCCATTGTTGGTGGTGAAGTTTTTTTTGATAAATGCTACAATACTAATCCTTTGGTGAACGCCTTTTCAGCCGGCATACTAGAGGGAAAAATGATTTCAGCAAAAGCAAAAGGGCCGGGTAATCCTGTTTATATCGTAGGCTCTTCTACCGGTAAAGATGGAATTGCCGGCGCAGCATTTGCAAGTAAAGACTTGACTGAAGAATCAGCTGCAGATTTACCCGCCGTGCAAGTGGGTGATCCGTTTCAAGAAAAACTTTTGTTAGAGGCTACGCTTGAACTTGCAAAAACAGATGCCATTGTGGGTATGCAAGATATGGGCGCAGCAGGTATCACATGTTCTACAACTGAAATGAGCGCCGGCGGTGGGGTAGGTATGGATATTGATTTAAGTAAAGTTCCAACCAGACAAGAAAACATGAAAGATTGGGAAATTCTTTTGTCTGAATCTCAAGAGAGAATGTTGGTTGTAATTGAAAAAGGAAAAGAAAAAGTAGTTGAAGATATTTTCAAAAAGTGGGATTTACATGCCGTGCAAATTGGTGTTGTTACTGATGGCCCAATGAATAATTATTATATGCACGGTGAACTTGTAGCATGTGTGCCGGCAAAATCACTGGTGCTGGGTGGTGGTGCGCCACAATATGATCGTGAATACCGTGAACCTGCCTATTATAAAGAGTACAAAAAATTCACTATTGATTCTGTTAAACAACCTAACGATTTGAAAGCAGTTGCCATGAAGCTGATGAAAAATCCTAACATCGCTTCTAAACGTTGGGTGTATGAGCAATATGACTCCATGGTGTGTACCAATACCATAACAACAAACAGACCAAGCGATGCAGGCATTGTCAATTTAAAAGGGTCAAACAGAGCGCTTGCTATGACCGTTGATTGTAATTCAAGATATGTGCATGCTGATCCTGAAATTGGGGCACAAATTGCCGTGTCTGAAGCCGCCAGAAATTTGGTTTGTTCAGGTGCCGTTCCGTCTGCTTTAACTAATTGTCTCAATTTCGGAAATCCATACAACCCTGAGTGTTACTGGCAATTTGTTGGTGCAATAAAAGGCATGAGCAAAGCTTGTCTCAAATTTCAAACACCGGTTACGGGTGGAAATGTTTCTTTTTATAATCAAACAAAAATTGATGGTAAAGAAGAACCCGTTTTTCCTACACCTACTATTGGAATGATTGGTGTGGTGAAAGATAAATCAAAAATCATGACCTTGGATTTTAAATCAAAAGGTGATATGATTTTTCTGATTGGTGAATCAAAAGATGATATTTCTTCATCTGAATATTTAGTTTCATATCATGGCATTACTAATTCACCTGCTCCCTATTTTGATTTGGAAAAAGAATTTGCCGTGCAAGAAACGGTGAAAGGATTAATTGATAAAAAACTCATTAATGCTGCGCATGATTGTGCTGATGGTGGTTTGTTCACGACCTTGGTTGAAATGGCAATCCCTAACAAATTAGGCTTTGATATTGTAACT
Proteins encoded in this region:
- a CDS encoding RNA polymerase sigma factor is translated as MERNEYNIAVKEFSGRLYGYCLRYLQNREDAGDIVQDVFEKLWENRKKVENVKAKAWLFTCAHNAMLNMIKKNSKVTYVEKVVSNETSEVHSHNFEMSEIVERCLASLPPVQKSVILLRDLEGYNYNEIGEILGLSEPQVKVYLFRARNKMKKQIKDLSLVI
- a CDS encoding type IX secretion system membrane protein PorP/SprF, translated to MNISENFDRWMFDYKEGNLSAADAEKFESFLLNHPEFDADADAWDMAFVADQPVVYPNAHKLEKKRRVIGWYYWGAAAAVIAVLSITTTWLISGSVDEVTLQNSQLDMHGSRSNKWSAQSNQVISERFANLFADITGNSPSDQNQQYAQSLNSDGTINLSTNNNFVNQPENNGEDELMFNRGNYAYHGNESLVNSESEKMNGDQDAGKYRANPAGKNLNFEIQKGSNQKNNSRSISVFRKIYKKIDRMLGYPVGLTNLRDPELLLPQSSLLSFNSAFTGGMLKPRFEMTYRNQWLGSEQNSQELNISFDNYLYSMRGGIGLMITAQDYGMGQFGDYNASLIYSPKLVVSRNFMIEPSVKFTMGSMIANGDKLPSSSLIEMDRGRTLQTVGDNEMGGITHQWYKDYGLGLVVNTKWFYAGFSADNLSRHYENVYGNDLSSPSETPVRLSGIIGTDYVSNQKTMTYSPFVAYQQFGNKPEFWGGMNYRAGWFTIGGAVSTNREFTASAGIHFETFKFVYHYDYTESAIMQNKYGSHNIGIRFNAKRKNQRLTH
- a CDS encoding type IX secretion system membrane protein PorP/SprF; this translates as MKKLVYIFAILISIQSHAQDPEFTQFYANPIYLNPALAGTHGCPRLNMNHRNQWPSLTGAFITNSISYDQFVNSMQGGIALMVTNDMAGKNTLNWTTVNLAYSYHLQVTRKFTLLFGAQAGWNQKYLDWSKLSFGDMIDPHRGFIYQTGDLPRGKLNGTWGTKGFFDVQAGLVGYSKNFYFGFCAKHLNTPEESLILNPQGDSRLPMRFTGHMGANIEFGKGSQYQNVTAISPNVIYTYQDGFMQLNIGTYIKYGAFTAGAWLRPRDAFILLIGIDTGTFKFGYSYDVTVSKLTNASGGSHELSLGLNFNCRKPTKKFRTISCPSF
- a CDS encoding amidohydrolase codes for the protein MGKKSPRLQKISALFFIVFLLSSCYQGKDADLIIHNAKIYSCDKNFTMYEAMAIKDGKILELGPEREILNRYDCDQVIDAGMKPIYPGFHDAHCHFWAYAQTLIEVDLTGSLSYNEVIKKLIAYDQKNNPDWITGRGWDQTLWQGQQFPTKDTLDILFPDKPVLIRRIDGHAALANSKALEIAGITEDTVIAGGEIQKINGKTTGILLDNAFDAVAKFVPESSPETKLKYLQEAEYNLFEQGLTSLNDAGVNSTDRELFVNWYEQGLLTIRNYCMLMPDQGNIRFASENKVYETGHLLIRSFKLVADGAMGSHGACLLQPYSDSAGIYGMLLSTPDDFREIAELAAEIGYQINTHAIGDSANRVMLKIYSDIIGDVPDHRWKIEHAQLLSPDDFHYFRDLHIIPSVQPTHCTSDMRWAEKHVGAQRILYAYAWQKLLEHAGILALGTDFPIENISPLETFYAAITRQDKQGNPEGGFYFDQALTREQALLGMTRWAAYSNFEDNKKGSLEAGKYADFIILTKDIMVIPPAEILNTFVEKTFIGGVEVFSAE
- the purL gene encoding phosphoribosylformylglycinamidine synthase subunit PurL; this encodes MGSKVSPPATLEQAIELGLRAEEFDQIKEILGRTPNFTEISIYSVMWSEHCSYKNSIKWLKTLPKDGPHMLVKAGEENAGLVDVGDGVGCAFKIESHNHPSALEPYQGAATGVGGINRDIFTMGARPVAQLNSLRFGELDKARTKWLVKGVVKGIGDYGNAFGIPIVGGEVFFDKCYNTNPLVNAFSAGILEGKMISAKAKGPGNPVYIVGSSTGKDGIAGAAFASKDLTEESAADLPAVQVGDPFQEKLLLEATLELAKTDAIVGMQDMGAAGITCSTTEMSAGGGVGMDIDLSKVPTRQENMKDWEILLSESQERMLVVIEKGKEKVVEDIFKKWDLHAVQIGVVTDGPMNNYYMHGELVACVPAKSLVLGGGAPQYDREYREPAYYKEYKKFTIDSVKQPNDLKAVAMKLMKNPNIASKRWVYEQYDSMVCTNTITTNRPSDAGIVNLKGSNRALAMTVDCNSRYVHADPEIGAQIAVSEAARNLVCSGAVPSALTNCLNFGNPYNPECYWQFVGAIKGMSKACLKFQTPVTGGNVSFYNQTKIDGKEEPVFPTPTIGMIGVVKDKSKIMTLDFKSKGDMIFLIGESKDDISSSEYLVSYHGITNSPAPYFDLEKEFAVQETVKGLIDKKLINAAHDCADGGLFTTLVEMAIPNKLGFDIVTDSEVREDAFLFGEAQGRVVVGVSEAQEDEFIEYMMEQKTPYTLLGHVTKGKICVDEIQFGFLDDYKKVYDNALEEALS